A stretch of Anguilla rostrata isolate EN2019 unplaced genomic scaffold, ASM1855537v3 scaf1008, whole genome shotgun sequence DNA encodes these proteins:
- the LOC135246994 gene encoding nuclear factor 7, brain-like isoform X8, with amino-acid sequence MEAKALIPEDELCCSVCCDIFKEPVVLKCCHSFCGVCLKQYWEEKSSRECPICRRKASMGKPLVNLALRSIVESYLKQKTERETTDRSDARCSLHGEKFLFFCEHDKELLCVVCQTSKKHRSHPVCPVEEAVLELKEELNPALNLIKEKLKRFTEVEQECKETAEHIRSQAQHTERQMKAEFEKLHQFLREEEEARLAVLREEEKQKNQIMKEKIENITGHISTLTDKITAIEKAMGTEDTSFLQSYKNIKERAQCTLQDPELLSGALIDVAKHLGNLKFRAWEKMLEMVQYIPVLLDPNTASPWLSLSDDLTTVRLGTHQKYPDNPERFKLYVNVMGSEGFTSGKHSWEVKVGNKSEWDIGVVKESISRKGEITLSPETGFWVLTLRNGDKYLAAGAADLTLKRKPQSIRVQLDYDRGEVSFFDSSDMSLIYTFTDTFTERVFPYFSPYVNNDGRNEGPLQICPVIVSVTVMSSQ; translated from the exons ATGGAGGCTAAAGCTTTGATTCCAGAGGACGAGCTCTGTTGCTCTgtatgttgtgatatttttaaagagcctgTTGTCCTGAAATGTTGCCACAGCTTCTGTGGAGTGTGTCTGAAGCAGTACTGGGAAGAGAAGAGCTCTCGAGAGTGTCCCATCTGCAGGAGAAAGGCCTCTATGGGGAAACCTCTTGTAAACCTGGCTTTAAGAAGCATTGTGGAGTCCTACTTAAAGcagaagactgagagagaaactacaGACAGGAGTGATGCTCGCTGTAGTCTTCATGGGGAGAAATTTCTATTCTTCTGTGAACATGACAAAGAGCTTCTTTGTGTCGTCtgtcagacttcaaaaaaacacagaagccACCCAGTCTGTCCAGTTGAAGAGGCCGTACTAGAACTGAAG GAGGAACTGAACCCTGCACTTAatcttattaaagaaaaactgaagaggTTTACTGAGGTTGAACAAGAATGTAAGGAAACAGCAGAACATATCAGG AgtcaggcccagcacacagagaggcagatgaaggcagagtttgagaagctccaccagttcctgcgagaggaagaggaggccagacTAGCTgtactgagggaggaagagaagcagAAGAATCAGATAATGAAGGAAAAGATAGAAAACATCACAGGACACATATCCACCCTTACAGACAAAATCACAGCTATAGAGAAGGCCATGGGCACTGAAGATACCTCCTTTTTACAG agctaCAAGAACATCAAGGAAAG agcccagtgcacactgcaggatccagagctgctctcaggggctctgatagatgtggccaaacacctgggcaacctgaagttcagagcctgggagaagatgctggagatggtgcagtaca TTCCTGTGTTGCTGGACCCCAATACTGCATCCccctggctttctctctctgatgatCTGACCACTGTGAGATTAGGTACACACCAGAAATATCCTGACAACCCAGAGAGGTTTAAACTCTATGTGAATGTGATGGGATCTGAGGGGTTTACCTcagggaaacacagctgggaggtgaAGGTTGGGAATAAATCTGAGTGGGATATAGGAGTGGTGAAAGAGTCCATCAGTAGGAAGGGAGAGATAACACTCAGCCCAGAGACAGGATTCTGGGTCTTAACGCTGAGGAATGGTGATAAGTACCTTGCAGCTGGAGCTGCTGACCTCACACTGAAGAGGAAGCCCCAGagcatcagagtgcagctggactatgacaggggggaggtgtcctTCTTCGACTCCAGTGACATGTCACTCATCTACACttttacagacacatttactgAGAGAGTGTTCCCATACTTCTCTCCCTATGTGAACAATGACGGTAGGAACGAAGGACCTCTGCAAATATGCCCAGTTATAGTTTCCGtaacagtgatgtcatcccagtga